A window of the Merismopedia glauca CCAP 1448/3 genome harbors these coding sequences:
- a CDS encoding Hsp70 family protein, with product MSIAIDFGTSNTVIARWNPVTQQAETLTLPGLSAVALNSPPLIPSLAYVEDATIGEVVIGQQVRDRGLDLKSDPRFFRSFKRGIGSPIQGYLPEIDGETLSFERVGKWFLTSIVEQLQTKYPDVGKSLTLTVPVDSFESYRHWLGDVCQSLPVEQVRMLDEPTAAALGYQMSGAETILAIDFGGGTLDLSLVQLPQELKAGRKPLGFILKWGERSLAESTTQRPKTARVLAKAGQNIGGTDIDNWIADYFATTAKIPVSPLTIRLAEKLKIQLSTHTSAKEVYFDDETLETYELELNRDRFESILKQHKFLANLDEAMTQVLQQGRRQGIEVGDIDAVLLVGGTVQIPAVQAWVEQYFDVTKIRRSQPFEAIAHGALQLSQGVELKDFLYHSYGIRFWDRQKNAHNWHEIIKTGQPYPMSEPINLTLGASVENQPSIELIIGELGQGNQGTEVYFDGDRLITRSISTGKAAVVPLNDRSGARSIAQLTPLGYPGSDRIKVQFWVDADRSLRITVDDLLANQTLLENQIVAQLS from the coding sequence ATGAGCATCGCTATTGATTTTGGAACGAGTAACACGGTAATCGCACGGTGGAACCCTGTTACGCAACAAGCAGAAACTCTGACTCTGCCTGGGTTATCGGCAGTAGCTCTCAATTCACCTCCCTTGATTCCTTCTTTGGCATATGTAGAAGATGCAACCATTGGGGAAGTAGTCATTGGTCAACAAGTGCGCGATCGCGGTTTAGACTTGAAGAGCGATCCTCGGTTTTTCCGCAGCTTTAAACGGGGGATTGGTTCGCCTATCCAAGGTTATCTCCCAGAAATAGATGGGGAAACTCTCTCTTTTGAACGGGTGGGAAAGTGGTTTTTAACCAGTATCGTGGAGCAATTGCAAACTAAGTATCCTGATGTTGGTAAATCTCTCACTTTAACCGTCCCTGTAGATAGTTTTGAATCCTACCGTCACTGGTTGGGTGATGTCTGTCAATCTCTTCCCGTGGAACAGGTGCGAATGCTAGACGAACCTACTGCTGCGGCTTTGGGTTATCAGATGAGTGGTGCAGAAACGATTTTGGCGATCGATTTTGGGGGAGGAACTCTAGATTTGTCTTTGGTGCAGTTACCCCAAGAGTTGAAAGCTGGAAGGAAACCGCTAGGATTTATCTTGAAGTGGGGAGAAAGATCTTTGGCTGAAAGTACCACTCAGCGCCCCAAAACAGCGAGGGTTTTGGCAAAAGCAGGGCAAAACATAGGAGGAACGGATATCGATAACTGGATAGCCGATTATTTCGCGACTACAGCCAAGATTCCAGTTAGTCCGTTGACGATTCGCCTAGCGGAAAAGCTAAAGATTCAACTATCGACTCATACTAGTGCAAAAGAAGTTTATTTTGACGATGAGACGCTAGAAACCTACGAACTAGAATTAAATCGCGATCGCTTTGAGTCTATCCTCAAACAGCACAAATTCCTAGCCAACCTAGATGAAGCGATGACGCAAGTTTTGCAACAGGGAAGAAGACAGGGAATCGAAGTTGGCGATATTGATGCAGTTTTATTAGTTGGGGGAACAGTGCAAATTCCCGCCGTTCAAGCTTGGGTAGAACAATACTTCGATGTTACCAAAATCCGCCGTTCCCAACCTTTTGAAGCGATCGCTCACGGTGCCTTACAGTTATCTCAAGGAGTCGAACTGAAGGACTTTCTCTATCACAGCTACGGCATTAGATTCTGGGATCGTCAGAAAAATGCACACAACTGGCACGAAATTATTAAAACTGGACAACCTTACCCTATGAGCGAACCAATTAATCTCACTTTGGGCGCTTCTGTAGAAAATCAGCCCAGCATTGAATTAATTATCGGGGAATTAGGGCAGGGAAACCAGGGAACAGAAGTATACTTCGATGGTGATCGCCTGATTACCCGCTCTATTAGTACTGGAAAAGCGGCTGTAGTACCCTTAAATGACCGTTCTGGGGCTAGATCTATCGCTCAACTGACACCACTAGGTTATCCAGGGAGCGATCGCATTAAAGTCCAATTTTGGGTCGATGCAGACCGTTCCTTAAGGATTACTGTAGATGACTTATTAGCCAACCAAACGTTGCTAGAAAATCAAATAGTAGCCCAACTAAGCTAA
- a CDS encoding XRE family transcriptional regulator: MSGHHKFSQLIEQISEERQVEIAQKTAQLKAEMALSELRQALQLSQTELAAKLQIKQPAVSRLEKRTDMYVSHLRKVIEAMGGELDIIARFPDGEVKVNNFSDL, translated from the coding sequence ATGAGCGGACATCATAAATTTTCTCAACTTATCGAGCAGATCTCTGAAGAACGGCAAGTTGAAATTGCTCAAAAAACAGCACAATTAAAAGCAGAAATGGCTCTTTCTGAGTTGCGACAAGCACTTCAACTATCTCAGACTGAACTAGCAGCTAAACTTCAGATTAAGCAGCCAGCAGTTTCTCGGTTAGAAAAACGTACTGATATGTATGTCAGTCATTTAAGAAAAGTAATAGAGGCAATGGGAGGTGAGTTGGATATTATTGCTCGTTTTCCCGATGGAGAAGTTAAAGTAAATAATTTTAGCGATCTTTGA